Proteins encoded by one window of Flavobacterium sp. N502540:
- a CDS encoding DUF1801 domain-containing protein, with protein MKQLDDFYLKLEEPGKGVFLALKEIILRQDKEITHVLKYGMPFFCYKGKMFCYLWMHKKYKKPYIGIVEGKHFDEPFLLQEARSRMKIMLFDPEEDLPVERIEQIIRQALHLYKTGTIKV; from the coding sequence ATGAAACAACTAGATGATTTCTACCTAAAACTTGAAGAACCCGGGAAAGGAGTCTTTTTGGCCTTAAAAGAGATTATCTTAAGACAGGACAAAGAGATTACTCATGTTTTAAAATACGGGATGCCTTTCTTCTGTTATAAAGGGAAAATGTTTTGTTATTTATGGATGCATAAAAAATACAAAAAGCCATATATCGGAATTGTAGAAGGAAAACACTTTGATGAACCTTTTTTACTTCAGGAGGCCCGATCCAGAATGAAAATTATGCTTTTTGATCCTGAAGAAGATTTACCTGTAGAAAGAATTGAACAAATTATTAGACAAGCTCTCCATTTATACAAAACCGGAACTATTAAAGTTTGA
- a CDS encoding universal stress protein, with amino-acid sequence MKKILFPTDFSEAATNAFVHALEFAKIVNAELVLLHTFEIPVYDSQFFPENYASIYSSIELAKFEMFKDEIPKLRTIAAERKLDHIVIKHRLMDGDLIFNLKNAVEEDHIDFVIMGTSGVSDWIKFFLGSNTSSVISEVKVPVLCIPADAKFKKIKTIGFTTRYREKDKAELRKVLEIAKKTNAKVKSLYVRASNTDVSDATIKEWDKEFAHENVEFLVLPSDEVKETILDFVLYKDVDVLTVITHKKSFFESIFESSFSKKITKEVSIPVLVMHET; translated from the coding sequence ATGAAAAAGATACTATTTCCCACAGATTTTTCTGAAGCGGCAACAAATGCTTTTGTTCATGCCTTAGAATTTGCCAAAATTGTAAACGCCGAATTAGTTTTGTTACACACTTTTGAGATTCCGGTTTACGATAGTCAGTTTTTCCCCGAAAATTATGCCTCTATTTACAGCTCAATCGAACTGGCAAAGTTTGAAATGTTTAAGGATGAGATTCCAAAGCTTAGAACTATTGCCGCGGAACGTAAATTAGATCACATTGTAATCAAACATCGTTTGATGGACGGTGATTTGATTTTTAATCTGAAAAATGCAGTAGAAGAAGATCATATCGATTTTGTGATAATGGGAACTTCAGGTGTTTCAGACTGGATAAAATTTTTCCTCGGATCGAATACAAGTTCTGTAATTTCGGAGGTCAAAGTCCCCGTTTTGTGTATTCCCGCAGATGCAAAATTCAAAAAAATAAAAACAATTGGTTTTACAACCCGTTATCGTGAAAAAGACAAGGCCGAGCTTCGAAAAGTGCTGGAAATCGCAAAGAAAACAAATGCTAAAGTAAAAAGTCTATACGTTAGAGCGTCAAATACAGACGTTTCTGATGCCACAATTAAAGAATGGGATAAAGAATTTGCTCATGAAAATGTAGAGTTTTTGGTCTTGCCAAGTGATGAAGTAAAAGAGACTATTCTCGATTTTGTACTGTATAAAGATGTGGATGTTCTGACTGTTATTACACACAAAAAATCTTTCTTTGAAAGTATTTTCGAATCCAGTTTCAGTAAAAAAATAACCAAGGAAGTTTCGATACCGGTTTTGGTGATGCATGAAACCTAA
- a CDS encoding DsbA family protein, with product MKIEIWSDIMCPFCYIGKRQLETALAEFPNDEFEIEWKSFQLDPTIEAQTDKDVYTFLAERKGISVEQSIEMHKGVVEHAKSVGLDYHFDKAIVSNSLSAHRIIQLAKTKNIADEMEEIFFKAYFTEGRDLNDPETLIELGVKAGLNAEDVRETVENEKLYISDVHTDLIQAQNMGIQGVPFFVFDRKYAISGAQPVEAFVNTIKEVQK from the coding sequence ATGAAAATAGAAATTTGGTCGGACATCATGTGTCCGTTTTGTTATATCGGAAAAAGACAACTGGAAACAGCTTTAGCTGAATTTCCTAATGACGAGTTTGAAATTGAATGGAAAAGTTTCCAACTTGATCCTACTATTGAAGCACAAACAGATAAAGACGTTTACACCTTTCTTGCCGAACGAAAAGGGATCTCTGTTGAACAATCTATCGAAATGCACAAAGGAGTCGTAGAACACGCTAAAAGCGTTGGTTTGGATTATCATTTTGATAAAGCGATAGTTTCAAATTCACTGTCGGCACATCGCATTATTCAGTTGGCTAAGACCAAAAATATTGCCGATGAAATGGAAGAAATTTTCTTTAAGGCTTATTTTACAGAAGGAAGAGACTTAAACGATCCGGAGACTTTAATTGAACTTGGTGTGAAAGCAGGTTTAAACGCAGAGGATGTCAGAGAAACAGTTGAAAATGAAAAACTCTATATAAGCGATGTACATACTGATCTTATTCAGGCGCAGAATATGGGCATACAAGGAGTTCCGTTTTTTGTTTTTGATCGAAAGTATGCAATTTCGGGAGCTCAGCCTGTCGAAGCTTTTGTGAATACAATCAAAGAAGTACAAAAATAA
- the gldF gene encoding gliding motility-associated ABC transporter permease subunit GldF: MKSIILREIKSFFGSPIGYLVIAIFLISNGLFLWVFEGDYNILNSGYADLTPFFTLAPWILIFLIPAVTMRSFSDEKKQGTLELLLTKPLSIWEIVNGKFLGSFLLIVLAIVPTLIYVKVISNLGAPEGNIDMGSTIGSYFGLLFLIAAYSAIGIFTSTLSENQIVAFIIAVFLCFILYFGFEGLASLIPGSSAIVSVFGMQDHFKSMSRGVIDTRDVIYFLSITALFLSFTVYQLKSFKA, from the coding sequence ATGAAATCAATCATTTTAAGAGAAATAAAATCCTTTTTTGGCTCTCCTATAGGTTATTTGGTCATTGCTATTTTCTTAATCAGCAACGGACTATTTTTATGGGTATTTGAAGGCGACTACAATATTTTAAATTCGGGTTATGCTGATTTAACGCCATTTTTCACCCTGGCTCCGTGGATTCTGATTTTTCTGATTCCGGCTGTCACTATGAGAAGTTTTTCTGATGAAAAAAAACAGGGAACACTGGAATTATTACTAACTAAACCTTTATCCATCTGGGAAATCGTAAACGGAAAATTTCTCGGCTCTTTCTTATTAATTGTTTTGGCCATTGTTCCAACACTTATTTATGTGAAAGTCATTTCAAATTTAGGTGCTCCCGAAGGAAATATTGATATGGGAAGTACTATCGGTTCTTATTTTGGACTATTGTTTTTAATTGCTGCTTACTCGGCAATCGGAATCTTTACTTCTACCCTGTCCGAGAATCAGATTGTTGCTTTTATCATAGCTGTTTTTCTGTGTTTTATTCTTTATTTTGGTTTTGAAGGACTCGCATCACTGATTCCGGGATCTTCTGCTATTGTTTCAGTATTTGGAATGCAGGACCATTTTAAAAGTATGAGCCGCGGTGTAATCGATACTCGTGATGTGATTTATTTTTTAAGTATCACTGCATTATTTCTCTCGTTTACTGTTTATCAATTAAAATCTTTTAAAGCGTAA
- a CDS encoding Cof-type HAD-IIB family hydrolase: MTKLKNIKVVVTDLDGTLLNPQHRISDYTKSIFQELHHQNYLIVVATGRHHLDAMAIIETLEIPVYLVSSNGARIHSPEREELFAFDLKSDVVKAALDVEIDPEITVVLFKENVWQTNRINERLNAFQAELKYHPELVDYKTLEDFAAIKIFFSHENHEKLVALKEAILANSSGDLHHAFSLPTCLEFMDKSVDKAVAIQRVLEKEGFSLEEAVSFGDGFNDLQMLSATGKGLIMGNAPVLLKETLPDLEVIKTNAEDGVANYIASKILNKEFVMD; the protein is encoded by the coding sequence ATGACGAAGCTTAAAAATATAAAAGTTGTAGTAACCGATTTAGACGGAACCTTACTCAACCCTCAACACAGAATATCAGATTATACCAAATCCATTTTTCAGGAACTTCACCATCAAAATTATCTTATCGTTGTAGCTACAGGCCGTCATCATTTGGATGCGATGGCTATTATTGAAACACTTGAAATTCCCGTTTATCTGGTGAGTTCAAACGGAGCAAGGATTCATTCTCCTGAAAGAGAAGAGCTTTTTGCGTTCGATTTAAAAAGTGATGTAGTAAAAGCGGCTTTAGATGTCGAGATTGATCCTGAAATTACAGTAGTTTTATTCAAAGAAAACGTTTGGCAGACAAATAGAATTAATGAGCGATTAAATGCTTTTCAGGCCGAATTAAAATACCACCCTGAATTGGTAGATTATAAAACTCTGGAAGATTTTGCAGCCATTAAAATTTTCTTCTCGCATGAGAATCACGAAAAACTGGTAGCCCTAAAAGAGGCAATTTTAGCAAATTCATCAGGTGATTTACACCATGCATTTAGCTTGCCAACCTGTTTGGAATTCATGGATAAATCGGTTGATAAAGCTGTAGCGATTCAGCGTGTTTTAGAAAAAGAAGGGTTTTCTTTAGAAGAAGCAGTCTCTTTTGGTGATGGTTTTAATGATTTACAAATGTTATCTGCGACCGGAAAAGGTTTAATTATGGGGAATGCTCCGGTCTTACTAAAAGAAACTTTACCTGATCTGGAAGTAATTAAAACCAATGCAGAAGACGGTGTTGCCAATTACATCGCTTCTAAGATTTTGAATAAAGAATTCGTAATGGATTAA
- a CDS encoding putative quinol monooxygenase, which translates to MFIRIVKMSFHEEKIPDFLENFESVKNKIRAADGNRFLEMYQDKNNKCIFFTYSYWETEEDLENYRQSELFNTVWSFTKKLFNAKPEAWSVDKLVSLN; encoded by the coding sequence ATGTTTATTCGAATAGTAAAAATGAGTTTTCATGAAGAGAAAATCCCTGATTTTCTGGAGAATTTCGAAAGTGTGAAAAACAAAATACGAGCAGCGGATGGAAATCGTTTTTTAGAGATGTATCAGGATAAAAATAATAAATGCATATTTTTCACTTACAGCTACTGGGAAACTGAAGAAGATTTAGAAAATTACAGACAATCTGAGCTCTTTAATACGGTTTGGAGTTTTACCAAAAAACTTTTCAATGCCAAACCCGAAGCCTGGAGTGTGGATAAGCTGGTGAGTTTAAATTAA
- a CDS encoding PhoH family protein, with product MNERIIELIDIAPKDFWGAQDTHLEIIKKYYPKLKIVARGTTLKAFGEKEVLDEFEKRFQRLMLHFTRYNNIDDNVIERVIMSDGQDEKKAYDHDKILVHGVGGKIIKAMTPNQQLLVDTIKKNDMVFAVGPAGTGKTYTGVAMAVKALKDKEVKRIILTRPAVEAGENLGFLPGDMKEKLDPYMQPLYDALRDMLPNEKLEDYILKGIIQIAPLAFMRGRTLDNAFVILDEAQNTTHSQMKMFLTRMGKNAKFMITGDPGQVDLPRRTISGLKEALLVLKDIEGIGIIYLDDKDIVRHRLVKKVIDAYKQIENHD from the coding sequence TTGAACGAAAGAATTATTGAGCTCATAGACATCGCTCCAAAAGACTTTTGGGGTGCTCAGGATACGCATCTTGAAATCATTAAAAAGTATTACCCAAAGCTTAAAATAGTAGCGAGAGGGACCACTTTGAAGGCATTTGGCGAGAAAGAAGTTTTAGATGAATTCGAAAAAAGATTCCAGAGGCTTATGCTTCATTTTACCCGATATAATAACATTGACGATAATGTAATCGAACGGGTAATTATGAGCGATGGACAAGATGAAAAAAAAGCATACGATCATGACAAAATATTAGTTCATGGTGTTGGCGGAAAAATCATTAAAGCCATGACGCCTAACCAGCAGTTACTGGTAGATACCATCAAAAAAAATGATATGGTGTTTGCTGTTGGACCTGCCGGAACAGGAAAAACGTACACGGGTGTTGCAATGGCGGTAAAAGCGCTTAAAGACAAAGAGGTAAAAAGGATCATATTGACGCGACCGGCAGTAGAAGCAGGTGAAAACCTGGGATTTTTACCCGGCGATATGAAAGAAAAACTCGATCCTTACATGCAGCCTCTTTATGATGCGTTGCGTGACATGCTTCCCAACGAAAAACTCGAAGATTACATTTTGAAAGGAATTATTCAGATTGCACCATTAGCCTTTATGCGTGGGCGTACACTTGATAATGCTTTTGTAATTCTGGATGAGGCACAGAACACGACACATTCACAAATGAAAATGTTCCTGACCCGTATGGGAAAAAATGCCAAATTTATGATTACAGGTGATCCCGGACAGGTCGATTTGCCACGCAGAACTATTTCCGGTCTGAAGGAAGCACTTTTGGTACTGAAAGACATTGAAGGTATCGGAATTATTTATCTCGATGATAAAGATATTGTACGTCACCGATTAGTCAAAAAAGTAATTGACGCTTACAAGCAGATCGAAAATCACGACTAA
- a CDS encoding MutS-related protein, with protein MEVYHNKVEYYTVLFNKINKKYNSISILRLLSVFLCLFLLFYYIKTNEILCVAFAFLSFVGFLFLMRIHSHLSFRREHIKAILKLNKNEITYLKRERIPFENGIEFNDFSHPYAYDLDIFGEHSLFQNLNRTATYIGEKTLANQLLNLSSNETILENQEAIEELKTKMDWRQDFLALAMISYDTKNTYDALIYWKSFQNNKLPKVLIALSVILPVLFFGFLAAYFITSKIILLSYLTYVFIANMIVLGSSFKRIQSEIAKADNVDKIIKQYSLLVQKIETETFQSKRLIDLQQELIFKNATASQHLKDLSELFSRMDTINNFVTAMVFNGMFLFNLHVLKALLKWKENYSEKLEQWINIVGEFEALNSLANLSYNNPDFVFPEINSDYKIGFSNLSHPLLNSATRVGNDTHFYPESFMILTGSNMSGKSTFLRSLGINMVLGGIGSVVCASKANMHPLPVLVSMRLSDSLADSESYFFAEIKRLKQIMDALEERPAFVLLDEILRGTNSDDKRNGTIEVVKKVIAKNAIGAIATHDIEVCLTTNEYPEVLTNQCFEVEIKDNELHFDYKLRDGICKNKSATFLMKKMGVI; from the coding sequence ATGGAAGTCTATCACAATAAAGTTGAATACTATACAGTACTCTTTAATAAAATCAACAAAAAATACAACAGCATCAGTATTCTGCGTCTTTTAAGCGTATTTCTGTGTTTGTTTTTATTGTTTTACTACATAAAAACGAATGAAATACTTTGCGTAGCTTTTGCTTTTCTGTCTTTTGTTGGTTTTCTTTTTTTAATGCGTATTCATTCGCATTTATCTTTTAGGAGAGAACATATTAAGGCAATTCTAAAACTCAATAAGAATGAAATTACTTATTTGAAAAGGGAAAGAATTCCTTTTGAGAATGGAATCGAATTCAATGACTTCAGTCATCCTTATGCTTACGATCTGGATATTTTTGGAGAGCATTCGCTATTTCAAAATCTAAACAGAACTGCCACTTATATCGGAGAAAAAACACTGGCAAATCAATTGCTGAATTTGTCTTCCAATGAAACTATTCTCGAAAATCAGGAAGCAATTGAGGAATTGAAAACTAAAATGGATTGGCGTCAGGATTTTTTGGCCTTGGCAATGATTAGTTATGACACAAAGAATACTTATGATGCTTTAATTTATTGGAAATCATTTCAAAATAATAAATTACCTAAAGTTTTAATTGCGTTATCTGTTATTCTTCCAGTTTTGTTTTTTGGTTTTTTGGCAGCCTATTTTATTACTTCAAAAATAATTTTATTATCGTATCTGACCTATGTTTTTATCGCCAATATGATTGTTTTGGGAAGTTCTTTTAAACGAATTCAATCTGAAATAGCGAAGGCTGATAATGTGGATAAAATTATTAAGCAATATAGTTTACTGGTTCAAAAAATCGAGACAGAAACTTTTCAGTCAAAAAGATTGATTGACTTGCAGCAGGAGCTTATTTTTAAGAATGCAACGGCGAGTCAGCATTTAAAAGATCTTTCGGAGCTGTTTTCCAGGATGGATACGATTAACAATTTTGTAACAGCAATGGTTTTTAACGGTATGTTTTTATTCAATTTACATGTTTTAAAAGCGCTTTTGAAATGGAAAGAAAACTATTCTGAAAAATTAGAGCAATGGATTAATATTGTTGGCGAGTTTGAAGCACTGAACAGTTTAGCTAACTTATCGTATAATAATCCTGATTTTGTGTTTCCTGAAATTAATTCCGATTATAAAATTGGGTTTTCAAATTTGAGTCATCCTTTATTAAACTCGGCTACGAGAGTAGGGAATGACACTCACTTTTATCCTGAATCTTTCATGATTTTAACAGGTTCTAACATGTCGGGTAAAAGTACTTTTTTAAGAAGTTTAGGGATCAATATGGTACTGGGAGGAATTGGTTCAGTAGTTTGTGCTTCAAAAGCTAACATGCATCCACTTCCTGTTTTGGTTTCAATGCGATTGTCTGATTCGTTAGCCGATAGTGAATCGTACTTTTTTGCTGAAATTAAACGTTTGAAGCAAATTATGGACGCTTTGGAAGAACGTCCTGCTTTTGTTTTGTTAGATGAAATTTTGAGAGGAACAAACTCTGATGATAAACGAAACGGAACTATCGAAGTCGTTAAAAAAGTAATCGCTAAGAATGCAATTGGTGCGATTGCCACACACGATATTGAGGTGTGTTTGACAACAAATGAATATCCTGAGGTTTTAACCAATCAGTGTTTTGAAGTCGAAATTAAAGACAATGAACTTCATTTTGATTACAAGCTGCGTGATGGAATTTGTAAAAATAAGAGCGCAACCTTCCTGATGAAGAAAATGGGAGTGATATGA
- the gldG gene encoding gliding motility-associated ABC transporter substrate-binding protein GldG → MKSSTQQNIKTLGITVFVLIALNVLGSLFFQRFDLTKDKRYTLSETSLQIVKQVKNPLSIKIYMQGELPADFRRLQQETRQLLEEFQAYNSNVVFEFVNPLENEDESMDVIKSLYQKGLTPINITVDDKGKQSQAMVFPWAVAVYNNKEVNIPLLKNIMGASTTQKVIGSIQHLEYSIADAINKISKDRQKKVAIIKGNGELNEIHIAKMLQQIRESYYIGPFTLDSVGQNPTGTLAALKKYDLAIISKPTETFTDEEKQVLDQFIMNGGKTLWLIDQVAADMDSLYNQAGATLAYPRDLNLNDMFFKYGIRINPDLIKDEQGSPLKLATGEQGSATQYQDFIWKYAPLVQPSSQHPIVKNLGGIKFDFASPIDTLKNGIKKTVLLQSSPYSKAIGTPAPITLNSVTEKTTPQDYANKGNIPLSVLLEGSFHSAFENRVLPFKENSFLAKGKPNKMIVIADGDLDRNQLDKNMMPVELGYDQRTGNLYDNKDFMMNCINYLLDDTGLINIRSKDVSLPLLDKEKVYENYTLTQFITIGLPILILLIFGLAFTYIRKRKYSN, encoded by the coding sequence ATGAAGTCATCTACTCAACAAAATATTAAGACATTAGGCATCACCGTTTTTGTTTTAATCGCTTTAAATGTATTGGGAAGCTTATTCTTTCAACGATTCGATCTAACCAAAGACAAACGATATACTTTATCCGAAACTTCGTTGCAAATCGTAAAACAGGTAAAGAATCCACTATCGATTAAAATTTATATGCAGGGTGAACTTCCGGCAGACTTCAGACGTCTTCAGCAAGAGACTCGTCAGTTACTGGAAGAATTTCAGGCCTACAACAGCAATGTTGTTTTTGAATTTGTTAACCCTCTGGAAAACGAAGACGAAAGCATGGACGTTATTAAATCGCTGTATCAAAAAGGTCTTACACCTATAAACATTACGGTCGATGATAAAGGAAAACAATCGCAAGCAATGGTTTTTCCGTGGGCAGTTGCAGTTTACAATAATAAAGAAGTTAATATTCCATTGTTGAAAAACATCATGGGGGCTTCAACAACTCAAAAAGTAATCGGATCAATTCAGCATTTAGAATATTCGATTGCAGATGCGATCAATAAAATTAGTAAAGACAGACAAAAAAAGGTAGCTATTATAAAAGGAAATGGAGAGCTAAACGAGATTCACATTGCCAAAATGCTGCAGCAAATTCGTGAAAGCTATTATATTGGTCCGTTTACATTAGATTCTGTGGGACAAAACCCAACAGGAACTTTAGCTGCCTTAAAAAAGTATGACTTAGCCATTATCTCAAAGCCAACCGAAACTTTCACAGATGAGGAAAAACAGGTTTTAGACCAATTCATCATGAACGGAGGTAAAACTTTATGGCTAATTGATCAGGTTGCCGCCGATATGGACAGCTTGTACAACCAGGCGGGAGCGACTCTGGCTTATCCCAGAGATCTGAATCTTAACGATATGTTTTTTAAATATGGAATCCGAATCAATCCTGATCTGATCAAGGACGAACAAGGAAGTCCGCTTAAACTGGCTACAGGCGAACAAGGAAGCGCTACACAATATCAGGATTTCATATGGAAATACGCTCCTCTGGTGCAGCCGAGCAGTCAACATCCGATCGTTAAAAATCTGGGGGGAATCAAATTTGATTTCGCCAGTCCGATTGATACTTTGAAAAACGGAATCAAAAAAACGGTTTTACTACAATCCTCTCCTTATTCAAAAGCAATCGGCACTCCGGCTCCCATTACTTTAAATAGCGTTACCGAAAAAACGACTCCGCAGGATTATGCAAACAAAGGAAACATTCCGCTTTCGGTTTTACTGGAAGGATCCTTCCACTCTGCTTTTGAAAATCGTGTTTTACCTTTCAAAGAAAACTCGTTTTTAGCAAAAGGAAAACCAAACAAAATGATCGTAATAGCTGATGGGGACCTAGACAGAAATCAACTCGACAAAAATATGATGCCGGTTGAATTGGGCTACGATCAGCGTACCGGAAACCTGTACGACAATAAAGATTTTATGATGAACTGTATTAATTATTTATTGGACGATACAGGACTTATTAACATTAGAAGTAAAGATGTCAGTCTGCCATTATTAGACAAAGAGAAAGTTTATGAAAATTACACACTCACGCAATTCATAACTATCGGACTTCCAATTCTAATTTTATTGATTTTCGGACTGGCATTTACCTACATTCGAAAAAGAAAATACAGCAACTAG
- the dnaN gene encoding DNA polymerase III subunit beta: protein MKFIVSSSYLLKQLQVLGSVINSNNTLPILDNFLFELNNSELTVSASDLETTMSATLSIDSTSKGSVAVPAKLLLEILKTFPEQPLTFTVEENNTVEISSNSGKYALAYAAGEEFPKSVSLEEPSVTLVPADVLATAVSKTIFAAGNDDLRPVMSGVFFQFSPEGLTFVATDAHKLVKYARTDVKASQVADFIMPKKPLNILKSILGTSDAEVKIEYNDSNATFSFDNYILTCRLIDGKYPNYEAVIPKENPNKLMIDRSLFLSSVKRVAIFSNKTTHQIRLKIAGAELNVSAEDIDYSNKAEERLTCDYQGDDLQIGFNSRFLTEMLTNLQSDMIMLEMSLPNRAGILTPVDGLEEGETVTMLVMPVMLNS, encoded by the coding sequence ATGAAATTTATAGTATCGAGTTCGTACTTATTAAAACAATTACAAGTTTTAGGTAGTGTAATTAACAGTAACAATACGTTGCCCATTTTAGACAACTTTTTATTTGAACTAAACAACAGCGAGCTGACCGTTTCGGCTTCAGATCTTGAAACTACCATGTCTGCTACGTTGTCAATCGATTCTACAAGTAAAGGAAGCGTTGCTGTACCGGCTAAACTTTTGCTTGAAATTTTAAAAACGTTCCCGGAACAACCTTTAACTTTTACCGTTGAGGAAAACAATACCGTTGAAATTAGCTCAAACTCGGGAAAATATGCTTTAGCATATGCTGCAGGAGAAGAATTTCCAAAATCAGTAAGTCTTGAAGAACCATCTGTAACGCTTGTTCCTGCTGATGTTTTGGCAACTGCTGTAAGTAAAACTATTTTCGCAGCCGGAAATGATGATTTACGTCCGGTAATGTCGGGGGTTTTCTTCCAATTCTCACCAGAAGGATTAACTTTCGTAGCAACAGATGCTCATAAATTGGTAAAATATGCCCGTACAGATGTAAAAGCCTCTCAGGTAGCCGATTTTATCATGCCAAAAAAACCTTTGAATATTTTAAAAAGTATCCTGGGAACTTCTGATGCTGAAGTAAAAATTGAATACAACGATTCAAATGCAACTTTCTCATTTGACAATTATATTTTAACCTGTCGTTTGATTGACGGAAAATACCCTAACTATGAAGCGGTAATTCCAAAAGAAAATCCAAACAAATTAATGATTGACCGTTCTTTATTTTTAAGCTCGGTGAAACGTGTGGCCATTTTCTCTAACAAAACGACACACCAAATTCGATTAAAAATTGCCGGAGCTGAATTAAACGTTTCTGCAGAAGATATCGATTACTCTAACAAAGCAGAGGAAAGACTAACTTGTGATTATCAGGGAGATGATCTTCAAATTGGTTTCAACTCACGCTTTTTAACTGAAATGCTGACTAACTTACAATCAGATATGATTATGTTGGAAATGTCATTACCAAACAGAGCAGGAATCCTAACGCCGGTAGACGGTTTAGAAGAAGGAGAAACTGTTACAATGTTAGTAATGCCGGTAATGTTAAATAGTTAA
- a CDS encoding S-adenosyl-l-methionine hydroxide adenosyltransferase family protein, protein MSIITLTTDYGLKDHFVGSLKGKILSEYPEVTLVDISHDIDPFNTAEASYVIGASYLSFPKGTVHLIGVDIERNKENQHIAMQWNDHYFICADNGILSMLTQKIVPQKIVAINIHDRFPSEFSDLDIFIKVACHISKGGLLNVIGKEIKEIKQITELQPVVAGDNNSIKGYVIYIDHFGNVVTNISKRQFTEVAKGRAYEIVMKPKSIKTILPNYSDIASSDKYPIKTYEGEKLAIFNEAGFLEIAIFRSNPSKVGSANSLLGLNYRDVITIKFL, encoded by the coding sequence ATGTCAATAATTACCCTCACTACCGATTACGGCTTAAAGGACCACTTTGTTGGTTCACTAAAGGGTAAAATACTATCGGAATATCCGGAGGTTACACTTGTTGACATTTCGCATGATATTGACCCATTTAACACAGCCGAAGCTAGTTACGTTATTGGCGCGTCGTATTTGAGTTTCCCAAAAGGAACCGTTCACTTAATTGGAGTAGATATCGAACGCAATAAAGAAAATCAGCATATTGCCATGCAATGGAACGATCATTACTTTATTTGTGCCGATAATGGTATTTTAAGCATGCTTACGCAGAAAATTGTTCCGCAAAAAATTGTTGCCATCAATATACACGACCGCTTTCCCAGCGAATTTAGCGATTTGGATATTTTTATTAAGGTGGCCTGTCACATTTCTAAAGGCGGTTTACTTAATGTTATTGGCAAAGAAATCAAAGAAATCAAGCAAATTACAGAGTTGCAGCCCGTAGTTGCCGGTGACAACAACTCTATAAAAGGATACGTGATTTACATTGACCATTTCGGGAACGTAGTAACCAATATTTCGAAAAGGCAGTTTACAGAAGTTGCAAAAGGACGGGCTTATGAAATTGTAATGAAACCCAAAAGCATCAAAACCATTTTACCCAATTACTCCGACATTGCAAGTTCTGACAAATACCCCATAAAAACTTACGAAGGAGAGAAACTGGCTATTTTTAACGAAGCCGGATTTCTTGAAATCGCTATTTTCAGAAGCAATCCGTCTAAAGTGGGTTCGGCAAACAGCCTTTTAGGATTAAATTACAGAGATGTAATTACGATTAAGTTTTTATAA